CGCAGTCCATGTCGCTGTGGGAAGTCTGCAAATACCATTACAAGCCGGTTCTGGCGCAGACGACCGATGCCTGGATCATCAATATGGATGCGCTCGGCGAGCTTCCCGATGAACTGCGCACCGCGCTTCTCGACGTGGTCGAAAACCGGTTCTTCCTGCGCACGGCTGAGTACCAGCATCAGGAGGCCATCGCCCTTCGCGAAGGAATCGAGCAGAACAACATCGAGATCGTCGAGCTTCCCGAAGATGTTCTTGGCCTTCTGGAGGAGGCATCGGCAAGCATTCTGGAAACCGAGGGGCAGAAGGGCGAGAATGCGGCGTCCGCAGCGGACATCTATCGCACCCTCATGACCGATCTGGGTTACACGAGCTGATTGAAAGCCGCGGGCGCGGGCCTTTTCCGCGCGCGCCTCTCGCGTCCGGAGCGACCTCATGTTGTCAATTGCCCGCGCCGTCACCCAGACCAACCGGTTCATCGGGCGGTGGGTCTCGCTTGCTGTTCTGATAATCTTCGCGTTTCTGTTTGCGGATGTCGTGCTTCGTTATCTTTTCGGCGCGCCCGCGATCTGGACGGCTGAACTGGCCACGCTGATCTTCGGCGCATATGCCATCCTCGGCGGCGGGTATCTGCTGGCCGAGCGAGGGCATGTGAATGTCGACATTCTTTACGGCCGCCTGTCCCGAAAACGCAAAGCGCTCGTGGATATCGTCACCTCCCCTCTACTGCTGCTGTTCGTTGGCATCCTTCTCTGGCAGGGCTGGGAGATCGCGGCGGAGTCTATTGCCGATCTGGAACGCTCCAACTCCGTCTGGAAAGCGCCGCTCTGGCCGACGAAGGCACTCATCCCGGTCGCGGCGATCCTACTCCTGTTGCAGGCCATCGTGCGGCTCTGGTCCGATATACGCGTGCTGCGCGGGCTTCCGGTTCCGGAAGACGTGTTTGGCGTGCCCGCGACACCCTCCGATACCGAAGCAGAAAAGCGCGCGGAGCCTGCCCAATGAGCGTTGAACTCCTTACCTTTCTCTTCTTCGGCTCTCTGCTCGTCTTCGTGATGCTCGGCGCGCCGCTCGCCTTCGTTCTCGGGGGTGTTTCGGTCATCTTCCTGTTCTTCGAGATGGGGCCGTTGGGCTTCTACCTCATTGCGTCGAAAATGTGGGAGACGATGCAGAACGCAACACTCATGGCGATCCCCCTTTTCGTCTTCATGGCCATTCTGCTGGAAAAATCAGGAGTCGCGGACGACCTCTATGACATGATGCATAAATGGCTCGGCGGATTGCGCGGCGGGCTGGCCATCGGCACCGTGCTGATCTGTGTGATCTTCGCCGCAATGTCTGGCATCTCCGGCGCTGCCGTCGTGACGATGGGCACGATCGCCCTGCCGAAAATGCTAGAGCGCGGCTATGACAAGAAACTGGCGCTCGGCGCGATCAATGCGGGCGGCGGCTGGGGCATCCTGATACCGCCGTCGATCCTGATGGTGCTTTACGCGCTGCTCACCGAGGTCTCCGTCGGCCGCCTCTTTGCGGCGGGGATCGGGCCCGGGCTGCTGCTGTTCGCCCTTGTGTCGGTCTATATCGGCGTGCGCTGCCTGATCCAGCCCGAACTCGGCCCTGCGCTCCCAAAGGAAGAGCGTGGCGACCTGATGGACAAGCTGCGTTCGCTTCGGGCTGTCATCCTGCCGATCCTCATCGTGACCATCGTTCTCGGTGCCATCTTCGGCGGCTTCGCAACGCCGACAGAGGCCGCCGCGATCGGGGTCTTCGGCGCGCTTGTCGCGACCGGCGTTAACAGGCAGCTGTCGTGGCAGGTCATCCACCAGGCAGCGATTGCCACGCTCCGCCTCACCGCGCTCGTCATCTGGATCCTGTTTGCCGCTCACGCATTCTCGACGGCCTATACCGCGCTCGGTGCATCGAGCCTGATCTCGAATCTCATGACCGGGCTGCCGGGCGGAAACTGGGGCGCATTGGCGTTCATGCTGTTCATCCTGTTTCTGTTCGGAATGGTGCTGGACCCGGTTGGCATCATGCTGATTACCCTGCCGGTCTTCCTGCCCATCGTCGAGTCGGCGGGTTTCGACGCAATCTGGTTCGGCATTCTCTTCATCATCATGATGGAGGTCGGCTATATGACGCCGCCCTTCGGCTTTAACCTGTTCTATCTGAAAGGTGTGGCTCCGGCGGATGTGACCATGGGCGATATCTATGCCAGCGTCGTTCCCTATGTGCTTGTGACGATCCTCGGTGTGCTGCTGATCATCATCTTCCCTGGCATCGCGCTCTGGATACCGGAATATTTTTACGGCTGAGCGCGTCTGAAAGGTGAAACGACAAAAGGCCGGGACGATCTGATCCCGGCCTCTCTTTTTTCCTTTGCTTGAGACGCGTCTCCCGGTCGCTCCCTTCTCAGGCAGCCTCCATCAGTCGCAGCAGATGAGACTCGGCGCTGCCAAGCTGGTGATCGATCATGACAAGCCGTTTGGCATAATGCGCACCCGGATATTCCCACGTCATTCCGATCCCGCCATGAAGCTGAACCGATTCTTCCGAGATCAGCTCGGCGGCCCGTCCGACGAGATTCTTGGCCATGGCAACAAAACGCGACCGATGCTCGCCGCCAAGATGCGATGCCGCGAGAATGGTGATCGAGCGCGCCTGCTCGATCTCGATTGCCATGTCGACGATGCGATGCTGAAGCGCCTGAAACGCGGCGATGGGGCGCCCGAACTGCTTTCGCTGCTTCATATAATCGATGGTCATGGCCTGCTGCACATCCATCGCACCGACAGCCTCGGCGCAAAGCGCAAGACGGCCCGCATCAAGCGCCGCCTCGATCACCTCGCGGCAATCTTCCGAAAGCAATTCCGCTTCGGTATTGTCGAGCAGCACCTCGCCCGCACCGGCACCATCCATCATGGCATAGCCGGAGATTTCGGCGTCACGGACAGCGTAGAGAGCGATATTCCCCGAAAGCCGTGCGGCGACGAGAATAAGGTCGCCACCTTCCGCACCGTAGACGACAGATTTGCGCCCCGTCAGTTTTTTGCCTGACGCTTCGGTCCGGATGTCGTCCAACCGCTCGCCCGCCTCTGGCTCGAACACTGCGAATGCCGGCCGGATCTCGCCGGCGATGATCTTCTCGACCATGTCGGTTTTTCCCAGATCAGCGAGGGCACGAACCGACATCAGCGTGCCCAACAGAGGCTCGGGGCAGAGGGCGCGGCCGATTTCCTCGAATACCGTCGTGATATCGAACCCCTCGCCGCCGAACCCTCCGGCATCCTCTTTCACGAAAGCGCCAATCACCCCGAGCTCGGCCAACTCGGTGTATTTTTCTGGCGAATGATACGGCGGATCGTATGCGAGCTTGTTGCGGGTTTCGAAAGGATAGGAATCGGTCAGAAATCGGCGCAGCGTGTCCGACAGCATCCTGCGGTCTTCGGTGGGTGTGAAATCCATGAGCTTACTTTCCGAAAAGATCCTTGGCGATGATGTTCCGCTGGATCTCGTTCGATCCACCGAAGATAGACAGCTTCCGATTGTTGAAATAGGTCGCGGCGGCGGAGGCGTTTTCCGGTGCCACAGTCAGCAGGTTCGGAGGAAGGGCGTCTGCCGGAAACGGTGCGGCCGCCGCCCCGAGCGCCTGGCGCGTCAGGCTGTTCAGCTTCTGAAGGATCACCGTCCCCTTGATCTTGAGCATCGAGCTTTCCGGCCCGCCA
This genomic window from Paracoccus sediminicola contains:
- a CDS encoding TRAP transporter small permease subunit produces the protein MLSIARAVTQTNRFIGRWVSLAVLIIFAFLFADVVLRYLFGAPAIWTAELATLIFGAYAILGGGYLLAERGHVNVDILYGRLSRKRKALVDIVTSPLLLLFVGILLWQGWEIAAESIADLERSNSVWKAPLWPTKALIPVAAILLLLQAIVRLWSDIRVLRGLPVPEDVFGVPATPSDTEAEKRAEPAQ
- a CDS encoding TRAP transporter large permease; the encoded protein is MSVELLTFLFFGSLLVFVMLGAPLAFVLGGVSVIFLFFEMGPLGFYLIASKMWETMQNATLMAIPLFVFMAILLEKSGVADDLYDMMHKWLGGLRGGLAIGTVLICVIFAAMSGISGAAVVTMGTIALPKMLERGYDKKLALGAINAGGGWGILIPPSILMVLYALLTEVSVGRLFAAGIGPGLLLFALVSVYIGVRCLIQPELGPALPKEERGDLMDKLRSLRAVILPILIVTIVLGAIFGGFATPTEAAAIGVFGALVATGVNRQLSWQVIHQAAIATLRLTALVIWILFAAHAFSTAYTALGASSLISNLMTGLPGGNWGALAFMLFILFLFGMVLDPVGIMLITLPVFLPIVESAGFDAIWFGILFIIMMEVGYMTPPFGFNLFYLKGVAPADVTMGDIYASVVPYVLVTILGVLLIIIFPGIALWIPEYFYG
- a CDS encoding acyl-CoA dehydrogenase family protein → MDFTPTEDRRMLSDTLRRFLTDSYPFETRNKLAYDPPYHSPEKYTELAELGVIGAFVKEDAGGFGGEGFDITTVFEEIGRALCPEPLLGTLMSVRALADLGKTDMVEKIIAGEIRPAFAVFEPEAGERLDDIRTEASGKKLTGRKSVVYGAEGGDLILVAARLSGNIALYAVRDAEISGYAMMDGAGAGEVLLDNTEAELLSEDCREVIEAALDAGRLALCAEAVGAMDVQQAMTIDYMKQRKQFGRPIAAFQALQHRIVDMAIEIEQARSITILAASHLGGEHRSRFVAMAKNLVGRAAELISEESVQLHGGIGMTWEYPGAHYAKRLVMIDHQLGSAESHLLRLMEAA